One part of the Saprospiraceae bacterium genome encodes these proteins:
- a CDS encoding T9SS type A sorting domain-containing protein yields MKHVFLLILVFSQGLLFAQYVEHKVDYNGSVVQAFKIINSPAMKEKQLSVVLRPSQADVRFNPFLQHPISPNKSEFDDDIQILKARKDYLKKAPYSTLRKGHGEASPQLAEILVGRSFYADIDGSCPNDNTIAVSKAGRIMSMMNEFVGIYNSQGSKINVYTLNDFFNGFISETVCDPKVEYDPVADRFFMFIQGCNEDPQNIAFGFSQTNDPNGNWAIYLFESDGLNDGSWSDYPKIAVNRDEVFISLNLFGRGASGKYKQSIMYQLNKADGYASKTLRYKIWSGFQPGTILPIRSGANGQYGPGVYAVQASAGGSDYFYFYDITGSLSDPNSKLLYQKLSTVAYEPSGNAYQLGTTIRLDIGDCRLQDGYYQDGLIHFVFSADDQGFSGVRYHRLNPVMLDANAFEIFSSSDLRDYCYPSIAPFSNNVNDKSAIIHFTSSGENHYPDIRAKLFYNDFSSATSIRVKVGPGPQENCYNSTKNYARWGDYTGTARQYNASVPTVWVAGSVGNNINGKWWTYIAELYSSPTATIEKKLTQEIVLFPNPVEDRLHLEIQVKQQLKVYFILKDEQGKTISKMYEGILMTGENKFSFSTSALSNGIYFLSIETEKHEIIKTEKVLVNR; encoded by the coding sequence ATGAAGCATGTTTTTCTGTTGATTTTAGTATTTTCTCAAGGACTATTATTCGCCCAGTATGTGGAGCATAAGGTAGATTATAATGGCAGCGTAGTTCAAGCTTTTAAAATTATCAATAGTCCAGCTATGAAAGAAAAGCAGCTTTCAGTAGTGTTGCGTCCTAGTCAGGCAGATGTTCGATTTAATCCTTTTTTGCAACATCCTATAAGTCCTAATAAATCTGAATTTGATGACGACATTCAAATTTTAAAAGCGCGTAAAGATTATTTAAAAAAGGCTCCCTATAGTACTCTTCGCAAAGGTCATGGGGAAGCAAGTCCCCAACTTGCTGAAATTCTAGTGGGCCGTTCATTTTATGCAGATATCGATGGTTCCTGTCCAAATGATAATACGATCGCGGTCTCTAAAGCGGGTCGGATTATGAGTATGATGAATGAATTTGTTGGAATTTATAATTCTCAAGGCAGTAAAATCAATGTTTATACTTTAAATGATTTTTTTAATGGATTTATTTCAGAAACGGTATGCGATCCTAAAGTTGAATATGATCCAGTAGCAGATAGATTTTTTATGTTTATTCAGGGGTGTAATGAGGATCCTCAAAACATAGCATTTGGTTTTTCTCAAACGAATGATCCAAATGGCAATTGGGCAATTTATTTATTTGAATCCGATGGCTTAAATGATGGTTCGTGGTCAGATTATCCAAAAATAGCTGTCAATCGTGATGAAGTGTTTATTAGTTTAAATTTATTCGGTAGAGGTGCTTCCGGTAAATATAAACAATCCATAATGTATCAGCTAAATAAGGCAGATGGATACGCGTCTAAAACACTTCGTTATAAGATTTGGAGTGGATTTCAACCAGGAACTATTTTGCCCATTCGATCAGGTGCAAATGGACAATATGGACCCGGGGTTTATGCAGTTCAAGCTTCTGCTGGTGGTTCAGATTATTTTTATTTTTATGATATTACAGGCAGTCTATCAGACCCGAATAGTAAATTATTGTATCAAAAATTATCAACTGTGGCCTATGAACCTTCTGGAAATGCATATCAATTGGGTACCACGATACGTCTTGATATCGGCGATTGTCGTTTACAGGATGGGTATTATCAAGATGGCTTGATTCATTTTGTATTTTCAGCAGATGATCAAGGATTTAGTGGTGTTCGATATCATAGATTGAATCCAGTGATGCTTGATGCGAATGCATTTGAAATTTTTTCATCTTCAGATCTTCGGGATTATTGTTATCCTTCAATTGCTCCTTTTTCAAATAATGTAAATGATAAATCAGCAATTATTCACTTTACTTCTTCAGGAGAAAACCATTATCCGGATATACGAGCAAAATTATTTTATAATGATTTTTCATCAGCAACTTCAATCCGCGTAAAAGTGGGACCTGGTCCGCAGGAAAATTGTTATAATTCTACAAAAAATTATGCTCGATGGGGTGACTATACAGGTACTGCTAGACAATATAATGCAAGTGTACCAACCGTTTGGGTTGCTGGTAGTGTTGGAAATAATATTAATGGTAAATGGTGGACCTATATCGCAGAACTTTATTCATCACCCACGGCAACCATAGAAAAAAAGTTAACGCAAGAAATTGTTTTATTTCCGAATCCTGTAGAAGACCGTTTACATTTAGAAATTCAAGTGAAGCAACAATTAAAAGTTTATTTTATTTTAAAAGATGAACAGGGTAAGACTATTAGCAAAATGTATGAAGGCATACTGATGACTGGTGAAAATAAGTTTTCATTTAGTACCAGTGCCCTGTCAAATGGTATTTATTTTCTAAGCATAGAAACCGAGAAGCATGAAATTATTAAAACGGAAAAAGTATTGGTTAATCGTTAA